The following proteins come from a genomic window of Crassostrea angulata isolate pt1a10 chromosome 1, ASM2561291v2, whole genome shotgun sequence:
- the LOC128167609 gene encoding collagen alpha-1(XXII) chain-like isoform X2: MDVLVSMLCFKIAIFLCSGVSGFLIDSSNSPLKNPVATQSSHRNCSLIEADVVFLLDASGSVGSANFFQQLNLVKTFVENSNIGPSNVQVSVVTFSTRVQEVFNLSRYQSKEALLSSMNTIKYSTGSTHTSEAILYAVQHSFTHAAGDRPLVPNFLFVVTDGHSTFPSHTTGAANLAHQAGIITFIIGIGSSVSRQELQDIATSPQHVFQVPDFNVLSKLHSELTTKICEVPKAISTTTITSTAIASSVNALSSSVLCSNKLPRCGVYGRTVCSSYVTWAKVNCPLYCGFCTASPTTTLPSSTTKTELTCPACDENLNCVWNRACFHGEVCMIRQYHNTPFTVHCSKKQDCIFMKTFVKGAEIMCCEDHQCISHIVS, from the exons ATGGACGTTTTAGTCAGTATGTTGTGTTTCAAAATTGCCATCTTTCTCTGTTCGGGAGTGAGTGGATTCCTGATCGATAGCTCGAACAGTCCACTCAAGAATCCAGTCGCAACACAATCCTCACATAGAA ACTGCAGTTTGATAGAAGCAGATGTTGTTTTTCTTCTTGATGCATCGGGAAGTGTTGGCTCGGCTAATTTTTTCCAGCAACTAAATCTTGTGAAGACCTTTGTTGAAAACTCTAATATTGGGCCTTCAAATGTCCAAGTCAGTGTAGTAACTTTTTCAACAAGAGTTCAGGAAGTTTTCAATTTGAGCAGATACCAATCAAAAGAAGCACTTTTAAGTTCTATGAACACAATTAAATATTCAACTGGGTCCACTCATACATCTGAAGCAATCCTTTACGCTGTCCAGCACAGTTTCACTCATGCGGCGGGAGACCGTCCACTAGTGCCTAATTTCTTATTTGTGGTGACAGATGGACACTCAACCTTCCCTTCACACACAACAGGGGCGGCGAATCTTGCTCACCAAGCTGGAATAATAACATTTATAATAGGCATCGGAAGCTCTGTATCAAGACAAGAACTTCAGGATATCGCAACAAGCCCTCAACACGTTTTTCAAGTCCCAGATTTTAATGTTCTTTCTAAATTACATAGTGAGCTGACAACAAAGATATGTGAag TCCCAAAGGCAATTTCAACGACAACAATCACGAGTACAGCAATTGCGTCATCAGTGAATG CATTATCCAGCAGTGTTTTATGCTCCAACAAATTACCAAGGTGTGGGGTCTACGGACGCACAGTATGTTCATCATACGTCACATGGGCCAAAGTCAACTGTCCACTCTATTGCGGCTTCTGTACCG CATCTCCAACAACAACACTTCCATCATCGACTACTAAAACAG AGTTAACGTGTCCTGCATGTGATGAAAATCTAAACTGTGTTTGGAATCGGGCATGTTTCCATGGAGAAGTTTGCATGATTCGCCAATATCACAACACACCGTTCACAGTGCATTGTTCGAAG AAACAAGACTGCATCTTTATGAAGACTTTTGTGAAAGGTGCAGAGATAATGTGTTGCGAGGATCATCAGTGCATCTCCCATATCGTGTCATAG
- the LOC128167609 gene encoding collagen alpha-1(XII) chain-like isoform X1 produces MDVLVSMLCFKIAIFLCSGVSGFLIDSSNSPLKNPVATQSSHRNCSLIEADVVFLLDASGSVGSANFFQQLNLVKTFVENSNIGPSNVQVSVVTFSTRVQEVFNLSRYQSKEALLSSMNTIKYSTGSTHTSEAILYAVQHSFTHAAGDRPLVPNFLFVVTDGHSTFPSHTTGAANLAHQAGIITFIIGIGSSVSRQELQDIATSPQHVFQVPDFNVLSKLHSELTTKICEVPKAISTTTITSTAIASSVNALSSSVLCSNKLPRCGVYGRTVCSSYVTWAKVNCPLYCGFCTVSTMYVTIPTKATTTSMDTTKTSPTTTLPSSTTKTELTCPACDENLNCVWNRACFHGEVCMIRQYHNTPFTVHCSKKQDCIFMKTFVKGAEIMCCEDHQCISHIVS; encoded by the exons ATGGACGTTTTAGTCAGTATGTTGTGTTTCAAAATTGCCATCTTTCTCTGTTCGGGAGTGAGTGGATTCCTGATCGATAGCTCGAACAGTCCACTCAAGAATCCAGTCGCAACACAATCCTCACATAGAA ACTGCAGTTTGATAGAAGCAGATGTTGTTTTTCTTCTTGATGCATCGGGAAGTGTTGGCTCGGCTAATTTTTTCCAGCAACTAAATCTTGTGAAGACCTTTGTTGAAAACTCTAATATTGGGCCTTCAAATGTCCAAGTCAGTGTAGTAACTTTTTCAACAAGAGTTCAGGAAGTTTTCAATTTGAGCAGATACCAATCAAAAGAAGCACTTTTAAGTTCTATGAACACAATTAAATATTCAACTGGGTCCACTCATACATCTGAAGCAATCCTTTACGCTGTCCAGCACAGTTTCACTCATGCGGCGGGAGACCGTCCACTAGTGCCTAATTTCTTATTTGTGGTGACAGATGGACACTCAACCTTCCCTTCACACACAACAGGGGCGGCGAATCTTGCTCACCAAGCTGGAATAATAACATTTATAATAGGCATCGGAAGCTCTGTATCAAGACAAGAACTTCAGGATATCGCAACAAGCCCTCAACACGTTTTTCAAGTCCCAGATTTTAATGTTCTTTCTAAATTACATAGTGAGCTGACAACAAAGATATGTGAag TCCCAAAGGCAATTTCAACGACAACAATCACGAGTACAGCAATTGCGTCATCAGTGAATG CATTATCCAGCAGTGTTTTATGCTCCAACAAATTACCAAGGTGTGGGGTCTACGGACGCACAGTATGTTCATCATACGTCACATGGGCCAAAGTCAACTGTCCACTCTATTGCGGCTTCTGTACCG TTTCAACCATGTATGTGACAATACCTACGAAAGCTACGACTACTTCTATGGACACTACGAAAA CATCTCCAACAACAACACTTCCATCATCGACTACTAAAACAG AGTTAACGTGTCCTGCATGTGATGAAAATCTAAACTGTGTTTGGAATCGGGCATGTTTCCATGGAGAAGTTTGCATGATTCGCCAATATCACAACACACCGTTCACAGTGCATTGTTCGAAG AAACAAGACTGCATCTTTATGAAGACTTTTGTGAAAGGTGCAGAGATAATGTGTTGCGAGGATCATCAGTGCATCTCCCATATCGTGTCATAG
- the LOC128160080 gene encoding uncharacterized protein LOC128160080: MIEITIKLFSYLFLKIDIITCSKTNLVNMKGLCTFTVCLLLSVSGCLSASLGSSVCVGNTVFCFVDPCMVSRCTYPGAHCVSNYCGGCHAFWYDGHVRLSTEQCAGSTENHSTTMAALIPPF, translated from the exons ATGATCGAGATAACAATAAAACTATTCTCTTATCTGTTTCTGAAGATTGATATTATAACCTGTTCCAAGACAAATTTGGTGAACATGAAGGGTTTGTGTACATTTACAGTTTGTCTACTTTTGTCAG TGTCTGGCTGTCTGTCTGCCTCCCTGGGATCTTCAGTCTGTGTCGGAAACACCGTGTTCTGTTTCGTGGACCCGTGCATGGTGTCTCGCTGTACCTATCCTGGGGCTCATTGTGT GTCTAACTACTGCGGTGGATGTCACGCGTTCTGGTATGACGGTCACGTCCGACTGTCCACGGAGCAGTGTGCTGGTTCTACAGAGAACCATTCTACAACAATGGCGGCCCTGATTCCTCCATTCTGA
- the LOC128167609 gene encoding collagen alpha-1(XXII) chain-like isoform X3, protein MDVLVSMLCFKIAIFLCSGVSGFLIDSSNSPLKNPVATQSSHRNCSLIEADVVFLLDASGSVGSANFFQQLNLVKTFVENSNIGPSNVQVSVVTFSTRVQEVFNLSRYQSKEALLSSMNTIKYSTGSTHTSEAILYAVQHSFTHAAGDRPLVPNFLFVVTDGHSTFPSHTTGAANLAHQAGIITFIIGIGSSVSRQELQDIATSPQHVFQVPDFNVLSKLHSELTTKICEVPKAISTTTITSTAIASSVNALSSSVLCSNKLPRCGVYGRTVCSSYVTWAKVNCPLYCGFCTVSTMYVTIPTKATTTSMDTTKSTIISNNNTSIIDY, encoded by the exons ATGGACGTTTTAGTCAGTATGTTGTGTTTCAAAATTGCCATCTTTCTCTGTTCGGGAGTGAGTGGATTCCTGATCGATAGCTCGAACAGTCCACTCAAGAATCCAGTCGCAACACAATCCTCACATAGAA ACTGCAGTTTGATAGAAGCAGATGTTGTTTTTCTTCTTGATGCATCGGGAAGTGTTGGCTCGGCTAATTTTTTCCAGCAACTAAATCTTGTGAAGACCTTTGTTGAAAACTCTAATATTGGGCCTTCAAATGTCCAAGTCAGTGTAGTAACTTTTTCAACAAGAGTTCAGGAAGTTTTCAATTTGAGCAGATACCAATCAAAAGAAGCACTTTTAAGTTCTATGAACACAATTAAATATTCAACTGGGTCCACTCATACATCTGAAGCAATCCTTTACGCTGTCCAGCACAGTTTCACTCATGCGGCGGGAGACCGTCCACTAGTGCCTAATTTCTTATTTGTGGTGACAGATGGACACTCAACCTTCCCTTCACACACAACAGGGGCGGCGAATCTTGCTCACCAAGCTGGAATAATAACATTTATAATAGGCATCGGAAGCTCTGTATCAAGACAAGAACTTCAGGATATCGCAACAAGCCCTCAACACGTTTTTCAAGTCCCAGATTTTAATGTTCTTTCTAAATTACATAGTGAGCTGACAACAAAGATATGTGAag TCCCAAAGGCAATTTCAACGACAACAATCACGAGTACAGCAATTGCGTCATCAGTGAATG CATTATCCAGCAGTGTTTTATGCTCCAACAAATTACCAAGGTGTGGGGTCTACGGACGCACAGTATGTTCATCATACGTCACATGGGCCAAAGTCAACTGTCCACTCTATTGCGGCTTCTGTACCG TTTCAACCATGTATGTGACAATACCTACGAAAGCTACGACTACTTCTATGGACACTACGAAAAGTACTAT CATCTCCAACAACAACACTTCCATCATCGACTACTAA